DNA sequence from the Parambassis ranga chromosome 1, fParRan2.1, whole genome shotgun sequence genome:
TCCTTCAGAACTCAGAGAGAAACTAGTACAGACAGACCACACTGAACTCAGCCAGGTAAGGACACATGATGCCACCAGTGATAGCAGGAAATGGTTGGAGGATCTTAGCTTCATTTTCAAAGTTCCTTTGACtgttatttttaatgaatggttttcttgttttttttatacagacTACAATGTACAGAGACCTTTATATGGGGGCTCTTAGTAGGATTGGGGAGTTGGAGCTCAGTGGAAGTTCCTTACAGAACCTCATGCAATACATGCAAGGCACGAGGGTCACCATGGTGAGTCACAATGACATGGTGTCTGTTTACCGTTTTAAGGCTTTGTGCTACATCcattgtaaaaaaatgtatgtacaATAATGACTTAcgctgttgtgtgtctgttttaacaGACCTCTTTAAGATGTgacgtggatgctgctctcggtaaaatgaaagaaatgggTGATGTTGTCAGAGAGGATCATCAAAGCCTTGTTTCACATGTATGTAATCACCTCATTTCATCTTCCTCACATGACATCAGCAACATGTTTATATATGTCTATTATTCCTATGTTTCCTTCTTCTGTTGTATAGTATGGACACATGAAGTCTGTCTTTGAGAAATCAAAGGAGACACAGACAAGAGCGATGCAGAAGGTGAAAGAAGCTCTTCACCAAAGAAACAACATGAGGACTCAGATGGAAGAGGCCCTCACAGCCAAGGAGGCCGTAAGTCTTGATCATTTGCTTATTGGTCGGTTTAATGATCATCAACCAGCTGCCTATGATCTCTTTCAAAATGCCTTTAAATGTCTCAGAACATTATGTGTGGTTGCTACTAGGTCCTCAGAGCAATGGAAGAGCTGAGGACGCACTGTGCATCAGAAATTTCAGCACTAGAAAGGAGTGCAGGTTCTCAGCAAGAACTCTTGGCTGCCCTGCAGCAGACCTATCCAGAACAggtatacaaatggtccacacaaaaacagctcTGTGATATATTCAGCTTACCCCGTGtgtgtaattttatttttctctctaataATAAAGGTTGTAGCGAACAAGGCCTACACTGAAACACTGAAGTCAGCCTCTGATCTTTTGTCCCAAACCATGGAGGAGCAGTCCAGTCTGACGAGAGAGGTATATTAAACAGGCTGCACTGGGCACACACGATCTGTGTACTGTATGTTGCAACAGTCAGACAAGTGTATGTAGTTTAATCCTTGCACACAGCAGTTACTACATCCCCCTACATTTCAGTAGATACTGCCTTTAGAGCATATATTACTGATGCCTTCATCTTTTCACAGCTCTTCACAGTCAGGAACCTTCTGGAAAAAACGGCTCCCATCCTCCTTAAGCTGAACGAaaaggcagctgcagctttgaGGGAGCGGGATGAGCACATTTCTGCAAGAGACCAAGCTATTCAGGAGCGAGAGCAGGTCAGATTTTTCCTGGGCATTCACTTTGTGATGCTTTAGTATTTACCTAATAAACTGTAAATTAGTCTCATACTATAAACATGTACTCAACAGACTGAAGAAGAATTGAATGAAACTCATTCTAATCTCCAAActgccagagaacaaatcagggATTTAAATCTGCAAGTGACAATTCTGACATCAGGTAAAAGCTGATATAAATATATTTGAATGTTCCTTTCCTTCTCAGCCTTTGCAGACCTCATGTTTTTTATGTAAATTTCAGAGATGGGTGTGATTCGACAGAAGCTAActgaaaaaacagaagagacaGGTCAGCTAGAGAGGAAAGTGACAGAGCTGTCTGCCACAGTTTCTTCCACATTGGCCTCCCACACCTTCTTGGAGCAGGCACTTGCTGCTGAGACTTCAAAGTATGATCCCCAAAACACTTCCGAAAAGTCCACAGTGGGTTCAGTTTTATTTAGGAAATGCTTGTTTTTTCAGGTTGCAGCAGTCATGGAAGGAAGCAGAGCAAGCCAATGAGAGAGCAAATGAGTGAGTGTTGACAATCCCATGTTAATTTATTAGCTCATTTTGTAAATTGGTGATTAAAAACTAGAATCCTTTCAATGCCTTGAAACAATGAAGGATGACTGATGCCAATACGAAGCCTTGCTCTCTTCTAGCAAGACAAGGTCCTGGCAACATTATCTATACAGAAAACACTGCCGCCAATGCTGCTGTGTCTTTTGTGTTCAGGTTGGAGGCATCACTGGAGGAGTCAGAGCAGCATGTGTCTGAGCTTACTGAGGCCTTGGCTCTGAGTGAGGAGCAGGTCAGCCAGCTGCACACCCTCTCACAGTCTCAGAGTCTGGAGATCCAACACCTCCAGGATGTTTGTAGACAGCTTGGCGGTGTGCGGGAGATGAACGAGGTTAGTTGAGAGCATTGACAGTTTAAAACTAGGTTGAGAGAAGAATTTTAATGTTATGAGTTCTTGGCTTTGAATGTTCTGTGAGTTAGTGGGCTTGAGGGAAAAGCATTTGTACTGTAAAATGCTGGTTTAACTAAGAACAGATACTAAAGCAAAGCTGTAACGTGTCAGCACATAGTTAACCATAAAATGTAGCCAAACATAGTCATCCATCACAGAAATAGTAGGTGACTTCAGTTTTGAGCTTCAATGTTGTCTCatcctgtgtgtttcagttcttGCAGACTGAGAATGAGTTGGCAAGAGAGCAGGTGGCTGAAAGTGAGCGTATGTTGAAAACAAACCTGCAGGCACTTCGGGAGAGAAACATCCAGTGTGAGGACCTGAAAACAGAAGTCTGTCACCTTCAGTGAGTTTAAGATATCAACACTTTTctaatttgcctttttttttctaaatcatTCCATTTGTTATAACCCCTGGATAAATAACTGGTTTTATCTCTTTGCCATGTTTTTCACAATATGTTTTCTATATTGTATTGGATGCCTTTATTTTATCCGTTTGCATTTTTGTGAAAAACCTTTAACAATCatttgttttacaataaatcGCTCAGCAAGTCCCTCTGTGTATATGTGATGCAGGTCTGAGAACAGGACtttgcaggaggagctggaatcCACACAGTCCAGAGCCAGTGAAACACAGCTGGAATTTGGAGAGAAGATGGCAGAGGCCGTCACTGAAGTCACTTTATTACATCACACACTAAGAGGACTGACCAACGACCTACATGCTGCACTCGGTGAACAGGTAACAGTTCATTTTCACTTACCTTTAATGTCTTACTGGTTTGTATTAAGGAACTGAACTTTATTATTAGAACcgtttcttctctttttttctagaAACCACAATCACAAATGGATCAGCCAGTCGATGATGTGAATCGCCAACATTTCTCTAGTTCTTTTGTCGGCAGCATCATGGTAGCATTAGCTGCTGAGAAGGAGGAAGACGTCAGAACAGACACACCAGACGGATCAGGTACTGAGGCTTTTTTTTGGTATATGTATGCATGTGCCAGAACAGTAGAAGGGCATATGCCGAcataaagttgttgttttttagctgtgtgttttttttactttggacACAAGTTATCAACATTCAGTGACACACAGATGCTGGTAAATCTGTCTAAATGGGCAAGATGTTATTTATGATGTAATTTAATGTCACTGTGGTGCTTTAAGGTTTCATGGCATCTGTTGATGTGACAGCATTTTTTTCAAAGTTATGGCATGTTATGTGACATTATTCTATAATTGGGTCATTGGTCCTCTTCTTGAAAAGAGCTCAGTGTTCCTCCTTATGTGGGAGGTAACGGTAACATGTTTACCTGTATTTTCCCACTGCATTTTTGAGTTGAATTTTTGTAGAATAGGATCAAATTTCATTTGCTCTCATTGTACATAATATGACcaaatttaaatgttttgaatTAACACAGAGCTCTTAGTAATTTGCGGTAGTTAAGGATGTAAAGAAACGCACCTAAAACCTAAGCTTAAAACCCAGCTCAGACACCACCTAATGATTTGATCAGTTGAATAACTTAGTTGCTCTTGTCTCTTCAGTGCCTTCGGACACACCTGACCCACAGTGTGACACTTTGTTCAGTGAGACGAGCGCCTTCACTCGTATCACAGCCATTACTCCTAAAAAGGATTTAAATGGAGCAGAGTCTGATTCAGACGTAGAGGAGCAGAAAGGTGTGGCGGAGATGCTCGCTGATCTGAGCGGCACGGTTACAGAACTCGTCAGCACCCTGAAGATGGTGCAGCAGCTCAAAGAATCTCAGCGGGAAGAGCTGCACAAAACCATGTAAGTTCTAAATAACcattattaattattgattCACTAATTTATTAGTTAGTTGCTTGATAAACAGATATCTAGaaggacagatgagaccaattAGGAAATAAGTAGTGTTCACAAAATCACAAAATCGTACAATTCAAGGCAACGCATGTCATGCTCCTTTTTCACCAAAATCTAAATGTATTGTTCCAGCTGTGCCCTGCAGGTGGAGCATCAGGCTGCAAACAACAGACATGAGGCCGAAGTGTTTGAGCTTAAGCATCAGCTCAACCGTATGAGCAACCTGGTTGAGAGGGGAAATCAGGCTCTGCAGCAGAAGGCTGAGGTAAGAACGTCTGTTAGTGCACGTCTCAGTAAAGATTTCATCTGTCGTTCCTGACTAAATTAATTAGAATGCTGAGTGGTGGGAAAGATCTTTTCCAGCAGGTATAAGCTCTGATAttttaagtttttctttttcatagGATGAGAAAACCGTGTCAATGCTGATGGCAGAAGTAAAAGAGGCGCAGGAATTTCTAAACAAACTCAAGGCTGACAATAATGTGAGGAcaccaaataaaacatttgcttAAAAACCCCACGCAggcaaatatttaaatataaacatgttatgttttttgtttgtttgttttttttttttacaggaattGCGAAAGGAAGTGTTTGAACTTCGCCGCGCTCTCCAGCAGTCGACTACAGAGTCTCAGTTTCTGCGGGAGGAGCTGAGGAAAGCTGGTGGCCATTCGGCTAACCCGGCACACTTCATGGATGAGAAGATTCAGTTATTGAGAGAGGTGTGATTCAGGCACTCTGTCCATCAGTGTGCTTTAATTTATTATAATCATTTGCATCTATAGTTTTCAGCATTACTTAAGAATCAGTGTAGCTTTTAAAGGCCGTTCTCTCTTGAATTTGATCTCAAGGTGGAGAGGCTGAAGGCAAGTCTGCAGGAACTGGAGCATGCCAGAGCGAAACTCCTTGAAAGAGCAAAAAGACATGTACGTAtaatcatttcttcattttctcatAAGATGGTGTGAtcaaaatgttgatgatgttctGTCTTTCACAGCAAATGATCCATCAGTCCAACCAGCAAAAAAGTGAGAATGAGCTCCAGATATTAAACCACATGATCAATAAAGTCAGAGAGGTGAGGGATGATTTcctttttgctgcttttattttttttttaacacctgtGAACATCACTGTATGGTCGGATGCTAATAGATGCCTTTATTTTTGTCACACAGACGCTGCTGTCTTTGCCAGATGTCGTAAAGAATTgtgagcagctccagcagctcatTGAATACATTGGCTGACATGTTTGGGATTGTCCGCTGGGCTTGTTGTATATATGTTACACTGTTAAATTAAATGTTTGAATTTTGAGTATGAATTAAATATTTTGATAAAGCTGATGAGGTGTCTTTAtcaatatttgtattttgtaggCTCTTTGTGTATTTGCATCTCTAATAGATCCTGTTTGAAATTCAACTCTGTATATGCACCTAAACCATGTGTGTGATGCCAGACCATACAATTTATATGTTCAGCTAATTAAAGGTTTGCTCCAGC
Encoded proteins:
- the spag5 gene encoding sperm-associated antigen 5, giving the protein MTSRKSGSSGKCLHMPLRSLENEILPLSSPTSRFKSKSQISADTLTKGGNPLSDPEPQTAGGLGDVTFKSFICAGGEVEILGSSLCAEETVVLPKDQPTYYYKTEDTISSHSEVHFCDHMEHPYHLPEMKDPDAVDLTAACEVSNTALVSIDINGKQITQDPRAYQEDCSGAEHVTWKSFVCDGVEVEVSDATKLKDETIPLPKAEHSEPLQDNSVNSTVHSDSGELCEVEHADHPYCSSGNVPVIATSDSKMANDPEKSVPGLSDVTFKPFNCTGGEIELSEDTRLPDETVPLPTNNTLTNSDSIWYHVGQSMLAGDHDLENDDSHLDHPYCNILSYPSPSHGSLSTQESLQCSAENEEVKKISSVVADCKDGGQEGDTFSSVITAGEGVRKSEDNWRTLPEDKVISSQPRDKNNVSTLDDKGNPNCYLENSVDVVDTDPHRTKISDSSLVAVSPESPAPVEAQQYLEYVSQVNSIRGTPEASSEAKDSAIGSSENGPVLCNSAERPLAKHLSDVVNILSESSPLALLSHLGISSPIVRRASLLKAHGDPAEDQFLADDSAFEGEKSLLAPGNVSPAGLWADHLESPMPRPLFNSTALGYKAQSVLVKDPVENLGENVCAAPQSQVEKPVLDIPLIPDGPLQQQLRQMAEFLIFASGKMGPSVCASAPPSTAFKAPSAPAESHSVCVGTSPLKLVDHSLNTSGLFERKREFSVVDSCTLTDPLLWNLPPGSLESLPRHELEQRLRSSMIMTEALVQQLAAARAQGSSSTGPAPSELREKLVQTDHTELSQTTMYRDLYMGALSRIGELELSGSSLQNLMQYMQGTRVTMTSLRCDVDAALGKMKEMGDVVREDHQSLVSHYGHMKSVFEKSKETQTRAMQKVKEALHQRNNMRTQMEEALTAKEAVLRAMEELRTHCASEISALERSAGSQQELLAALQQTYPEQVVANKAYTETLKSASDLLSQTMEEQSSLTRELFTVRNLLEKTAPILLKLNEKAAAALRERDEHISARDQAIQEREQTEEELNETHSNLQTAREQIRDLNLQVTILTSEMGVIRQKLTEKTEETGQLERKVTELSATVSSTLASHTFLEQALAAETSKLQQSWKEAEQANERANELEASLEESEQHVSELTEALALSEEQVSQLHTLSQSQSLEIQHLQDVCRQLGGVREMNEFLQTENELAREQVAESERMLKTNLQALRERNIQCEDLKTEVCHLQSENRTLQEELESTQSRASETQLEFGEKMAEAVTEVTLLHHTLRGLTNDLHAALGEQKPQSQMDQPVDDVNRQHFSSSFVGSIMVALAAEKEEDVRTDTPDGSVPSDTPDPQCDTLFSETSAFTRITAITPKKDLNGAESDSDVEEQKGVAEMLADLSGTVTELVSTLKMVQQLKESQREELHKTICALQVEHQAANNRHEAEVFELKHQLNRMSNLVERGNQALQQKAEDEKTVSMLMAEVKEAQEFLNKLKADNNELRKEVFELRRALQQSTTESQFLREELRKAGGHSANPAHFMDEKIQLLREVERLKASLQELEHARAKLLERAKRHQMIHQSNQQKSENELQILNHMINKVRETLLSLPDVVKNCEQLQQLIEYIG